TGGAACGCGGACAGCGAATGGATCACCCACCCTCTGCTATCCCTGATAAGAAATGTTCATGTCCAAGCTTGCTGGCGCCCTCTCTCAACGCAATCATTCCGGCTTCAACACACACAGCTTTCAACTGTGCCGCGTTGAACTCATCCGTACTGCGCGCCAACTCTTCGAAGTTTACATCTTCGGACAATGTCATCTTCCGAGAATGAATCTCGATGATACGTGCTCGGGCTTTTTCGTTGGGTAGTGGAAACTCGATTTTTCTATCTAAACGGCCGGAACGAAGTAGAGCGGGATCTAAAATGTCAATTCTGTTGGTAGCTGCTATGACCTACGAGAATGAAGCTGTCAGGTACATGTCAAATTGTTGAATGGAATGTATTACCTTGATACGTTCATCGCTACTAAACCCATCGAGCTGGTTTAGCAGTTCGAGCATAGTTCTCTGCACTTCACGATCTCCACTCTTGTCTGAGTCAAAACGCTTTGTACCGATAGCATCGAGCTCATCTATGAAGATGATAGCTGGAGCCTTCTCCTTTGCAAGTGCAAACGCATCACGGACGAGCTTTGCGCCGTCACCGATGAACATTTGAACCAGCGACGGGCCAGCGAGCTTCAAGTAGCAAGCTTTCGTTTGTGCTGCACATGCACGCGCTAGAAGGGTTTTCCCAGTACCTGGAGGTCCATACATCAAACATCCTTTCGGAGGTTGGATCCCGAGGGTCTTAAACTTGTCTGCCTGTTCCATTGGGAGCACGATAGCTTCAACGAGTTCCTCGATCTGCTTCTCTAAGCCTCCAATATCCGTATATGTTTCCGTTGGCCGCTCATCTACCTCCATCGCTTTTACTCGGGAGTCGAATTCGGCGGGTAGTGTATCAAGAATAAGGTAGGAATCTTTATTCACTCCGACAAGGTCGCCGGGCTTGAGTTTCTCAGCAGCAACAAGTCCGATTAGTGGGAGGAAGACCGTCTGTCTAGTGGAGGTCTTGATGACGGCACATTTCCCTTTGCGCATTGAGTCTAAATCCTTTATAGCACcgtcttcctctacctcggGGTCAACGTCAAGAATCTGTAGTCGCTTGAGTGAGATACCCAGACAAAGGTGGGAAATCATATGCACCTCTACAACGTTTCCAACGAGATAGGGTAAGACTTTATTCTGTTTGATCTTCTCTCCGTTATCCCttattttctccttcataacGTTCTGTTCGTGTTGTAATCGCAATGTTTCTGAGCGCATCACCTGCACGGAGTTGAGTAAATAGGGAGTGTTTAAGCGTGCACAATAAACCTTAATATCGTTGTCAATGAGCCGTATTCTTGTTAGGATGTCATCGGTGTTGAGAGACATGATATCTTCCGGAATGTCGCCCCAAGTTTCTTCTGTTTGGTCGGGCGCTGTGTCCATTGCAGCATCTTGCTGGCTTGCTTCTTTAGACGAGGGGTTATCGGGCTGTTTCTCTGGGTTCGACGGGGGCTGATTGGGAGGGGGCACGGAAGAAGACATGGTGGAAGTGAGTGTAACTTTAAGGGAGGTACGCGGACGTGAGACTGACGCGTCCTCGCGAAGGGCCTTGCCAATCAAGGCCAAACATTCCAGCTCTATGGCCGACGACGATAAGGCACGTTATATTGCTGTAAAGAAAGAGTTGCTGGCTGCAATACCAAAGAAAAGGGCTTTGGATAAGAAACTTGCGAGTCCCGTTACTTCATTACCGCCCACTACTGACTTTTGCTGctgtaggcacagctagaagCTCAGATATACAACCTCGAAGGAACATACCTGACCGAAACTTCTGCTCATTCAGGCGGGAACGTGCTACAGGGATTCGATAACTATCTCAAGAATCAAACGACAGCGAGAAGAAGATACGATGTAGCAGAACACGACCGTCTATTCTCAACAAGTAGTTCTACGTTCCAGAAGGTACCATATCCTCCACACATGATCATCCGCTCCTCTTACTAAATTCCTTCAGTCGTTGGAATTGAtggcagaggaagagggtaCCAATGAAGAATTTTCGAAGCAGCCAACGCCAGGAGTAACGACTGTCATCGTGCCACCCGCAACGAAGACTCAGGAGCTGACTACTGCTCAACAAAATAAACTGGTTCGAGATAAGGAATATCAACGAAAGCGAAGAGCTAGTGCGCGTAAGAGCGTCGAAACTGGTAGCGATGATGAAAGCGCGGCATcaatctcaacttcttcacgAAGGGCGACCAAACGACAGAAGATGGCTGAAGATGAATAAGTAATGTGGTCCATGGGTCGAGTCATTCGGTGCGTACTTAGTGGTCAATTTTGTCGAGAAATGCTTTCACACCGAGTTCATTTAGCCCACCACCATCGGGATCGGTCGCCTCCAATGCTCTtgcaatcgcgattatttgcttTGGCTCCTTTGAATTTATCCAGACTCGTCCGTTGAGACCTATAGCAACCTCTAAGGGGAAGAGCCCGccaagaagaggaaggaggaagtGATTTGGGTCAAGCAGTCTATGACGATGGTCACAAGTTTATGCATAGTTGCAGAGCGACTAAAGAGGACGTACTGTCGACACATCCTCATGCTACATTTGACAAGGAAGCCGTTTTTTAATTCTCCAAATCCCTCGGCTTTGTGTGTTTGTGCATCGAAGCATTCTAATTCTGGATCCATGTCCTTGTGAGCAAGGGATACCCTGGCGTAAACAAGGTTTCCGACCTGATAGATATTAGTTTGCGAAGTAATGGAACATGGAGTAGAACAAACTTTGAGGTTCGGTTTATTTCTTTTGGTCGCGCCTTCAAAAGCAAGGCCGTCCAAATTCGCGTTATGAGCAGACGCAATATCGACTCGGTATCCTTCTCCTTGTCGCTGAGTTATTACGCCAATAACCGGCTCTTGTGTCGCTGGAATATACTACTTCTTCATCGACGGGTGACCGTTCAAGGGAGACAGAGGGCACGCACTCTTCTCGAGTTACTTTCTATCCACCATCTACTTTTATTCGAGGAATGATTGACAGTGCCTGCGCGAGTCGACACTATGGATGGAGAATTTGCTGTGGAGGCGTCGCTCGTTTGCGACAAGCCTGGTCCTAGCTTAAGATTGACATGTTGAGCAGGTATCTTTTCACCGGGCAAGACAATGGACATGGTAGTGTGGAAGACCTTGCCGCGGAAGAGTTCTATAACTTACCTTACACCGTGACCATCATGGCCCAGTCTCCCGATATCTCGACGCCATTCACAAGGGATTTCCCAGAGCTTGCTTATTTATCGTGTGTCTCTTCTTCTCGAGGAGGTCGAAGATAACAAACCGTTCACTAGGCGAGAAGATTTGGAGGACCTGCTATCCGATCATACATACTTCGAGGCTGTATTTCATTCCTTACCTCGCGTTAAGGCGATGTACGACGCTCAAGCGGAGTTGGGTCGTGCAAACGACTCCATCGCAAGTGGGTTAACGTCCTTTCTCGACAGTCATTGAACTAAGTCTTATCGTAGAGCATAATCTTGCATTGCAGGACGGGTTATACGCTTTGCGGTCAGAAACACAGACCGCTTTTGATCAAGCCAAAGCTTTCGAAGCTCGTTGGAAGGAGGTCGAAAAAGAGCAGCGCGACGTTTACCAGGTCAATGACCATTCTTTGATCTTGAAAGAAATACCACGCTTAAACCGATATCACAGCGATATACTCCACAGTTTCTCTTAATGAGGCTCCGGCACAGCATCACGGCGCAGGACGATGCATCCGAGGCTCTTGTCTCTGCTTTCAATCAGCAAAAGCCTAACGCAGATGGATCCACGAAGGATGCAGACGAATTCATCAAGGAGTTCAAGGAGATGAGAAAAATTTACCACAAACGTGCTATGTGGGATGACCGGTGGTCCCAAGGACGAGTAGAGTGGAATGATGAATGATGGAAAGGATTCTTTTCTGCACAACGCAGTATCGAGTAAGATTTCCACAGGTTCACTTCTTGTTCTCGGCGTCTCCGCTGACTCGGCGTTCCGCACGAAAGTGCCTCAATAGTTTCTGGTAGCTATTCCTTGATAACCTGGTCTTGGGAACAGGGCATCTATCCATACATGCCTCACAACTTACCATTGCGTCAGGAGGTATACGTGACATCCCTATGTGCGGGCAGCAACGCTATCATAGCCGCTGGTCTACCTGGTTCACGCACACATCAAGATCACGTTTGTCATAGACATCTTCGAAAGCATTGTAACATATCTCCGTTCTAGAAATACAACATGAAACAGCACTTTCTTGCTTGATTTCAGCTCCTCATTTACTTGCTTTCATCTGGGTGGCA
This genomic window from Marasmius oreades isolate 03SP1 chromosome 8, whole genome shotgun sequence contains:
- the PSMC3A gene encoding 26S proteasome regulatory subunit 6A-A, with the translated sequence MSSSVPPPNQPPSNPEKQPDNPSSKEASQQDAAMDTAPDQTEETWGDIPEDIMSLNTDDILTRIRLIDNDIKVYCARLNTPYLLNSVQVMRSETLRLQHEQNVMKEKIRDNGEKIKQNKVLPYLVGNVVEVHMISHLCLGISLKRLQILDVDPEVEEDGAIKDLDSMRKGKCAVIKTSTRQTVFLPLIGLVAAEKLKPGDLVGVNKDSYLILDTLPAEFDSRVKAMEVDERPTETYTDIGGLEKQIEELVEAIVLPMEQADKFKTLGIQPPKGCLMYGPPGTGKTLLARACAAQTKACYLKLAGPSLVQMFIGDGAKLVRDAFALAKEKAPAIIFIDELDAIGTKRFDSDKSGDREVQRTMLELLNQLDGFSSDERIKVIAATNRIDILDPALLRSGRLDRKIEFPLPNEKARARIIEIHSRKMTLSEDVNFEELARSTDEFNAAQLKAVCVEAGMIALREGASKLGHEHFLSGIAEVQSKKKNDLMYFA
- a CDS encoding uncharacterized protein (BUSCO:EOG092658WS), with the protein product MADDDKARYIAVKKELLAAIPKKRALDKKLAQLEAQIYNLEGTYLTETSAHSGGNVLQGFDNYLKNQTTARRRYDVAEHDRLFSTSSSTFQKSLELMAEEEGTNEEFSKQPTPGVTTVIVPPATKTQELTTAQQNKLVRDKEYQRKRRASARKSVETGSDDESAASISTSSRRATKRQKMAEDE
- a CDS encoding uncharacterized protein (BUSCO:EOG09264XJC): MSIVLPGEKIPAQHVNLKLGPGLSQTSDASTANSPSIVSTRAGTVNHSSNKSRWWIESNSRRYIPATQEPVIGVITQRQGEGYRVDIASAHNANLDGLAFEGATKRNKPNLKVGNLVYARVSLAHKDMDPELECFDAQTHKAEGFGELKNGFLVKCSMRMCRQLLDPNHFLLPLLGGLFPLEVAIGLNGRVWINSKEPKQIIAIARALEATDPDGGGLNELGVKAFLDKIDH